One genomic window of Paenibacillus xylanilyticus includes the following:
- a CDS encoding GatB/YqeY domain-containing protein has translation MNLSERLNEDMKQAMKSKDKFKLSTIRLIRSTIKNLEIDLKRTLDDNEVLDILSREIKQRKDALQEFDKAGREELAANAKAEIDIIGQYLPAQLTEEEIKVIVQQTIQETGASSKAEMGKVMAALMPKVKGKADGKLVNQAVQQFLQ, from the coding sequence ATGAATCTTAGCGAACGATTGAACGAAGATATGAAGCAAGCGATGAAGAGCAAGGACAAGTTCAAGCTCTCCACCATTCGGTTGATTCGTTCGACGATCAAGAATCTTGAAATAGATTTGAAAAGAACTTTGGATGACAACGAAGTGCTTGATATCCTGAGTCGTGAAATCAAACAGCGCAAAGATGCCCTCCAAGAATTTGACAAAGCGGGCCGTGAAGAACTCGCGGCAAATGCAAAAGCGGAAATTGATATAATTGGTCAGTACCTTCCCGCACAGCTTACCGAAGAAGAAATTAAAGTTATTGTACAGCAGACCATCCAGGAAACCGGTGCTTCTTCGAAAGCCGAGATGGGGAAAGTCATGGCGGCCCTTATGCCGAAAGTTAAAGGCAAAGCGGACGGCAAACTGGTTAATCAAGCAGTTCAACAATTTCTGCAATAA
- the rpsU gene encoding 30S ribosomal protein S21 — protein MSETKVRKNETIDAALRRFKRSIAKDGVLAEVKKRKHYEKPSVKRKKKSEAARKRKF, from the coding sequence GTGTCTGAAACTAAAGTTCGCAAAAACGAGACTATTGATGCTGCACTTCGTCGCTTTAAACGTTCCATCGCTAAAGATGGCGTCTTGGCTGAGGTGAAGAAACGTAAGCATTATGAGAAGCCAAGCGTAAAGCGCAAGAAAAAGTCCGAGGCTGCTCGTAAGAGAAAGTTTTAG
- a CDS encoding histidine triad nucleotide-binding protein: MDCLFCKIVEGSIPSNKVLENEHVVVFHDIQPAAPTHVLVIPKKHIASMNDVTADDIALIGEVHLAAQEAAKRLGVDESGYRLINNCGKDGEQTVHHLHYHLLGGTRLGALTSLSDSHKS, translated from the coding sequence ATGGATTGCTTGTTTTGCAAAATTGTAGAGGGCAGCATTCCCTCCAATAAAGTTTTGGAGAATGAACATGTGGTTGTCTTTCACGACATCCAGCCCGCTGCACCGACACATGTCCTCGTTATTCCGAAAAAACATATTGCTTCCATGAATGATGTGACAGCAGATGATATAGCACTGATTGGTGAGGTTCATCTGGCAGCACAGGAAGCAGCGAAACGCCTTGGGGTTGATGAGTCCGGTTATCGTTTGATTAATAACTGCGGCAAAGATGGGGAACAAACCGTCCATCACCTGCACTATCATCTGCTTGGAGGCACCAGACTCGGTGCGCTGACAAGCCTATCGGATTCACACAAATCATAA